One Myxococcus stipitatus genomic window, GTCCTCACGCGTGGCGCCCCGGCGGAGGCGCTCTTCGTCATCCGCAGAGGCGCCGAGCGGCTGGCGCGCACCGCGCGGCTCCTGACAGAGCGACGGCACGGACGGGCCACGGGGGCTCTCGCCGCCAGCGACAAACCACCACGCGAATCGACACCGTGTCCCTGACGCTCGACCCTCAGTGAACTTCGCGAGGCTCGGTCACACGCTCGAACGACACACCCAGGTTCCCGACTCGTTCGAGCGCGTTCTTGACCTCCTCCGACACGATGAACGCGGTCTTGAACTTCTTGAGCCGAAAGACCTGCGCGCCTTCAGTCTTCGTGGGGTCGATGCGCAGGCCGTAAATCCAACGGTACTCTCCTTCATATTCAGGGGGCGAGTCATCCTCGCCATAATGCTGCACCTCCCGGCACCGTGCCTCGTCTATGGCATCAACCACTTTGATTGCATTGACAACAAAGTGCCGTTCGGACTCGCTATCCACCGTCACCGGAAACAATTGGACGTCGTCGGGTGCCAGTGTTCTGAAAACGTTCGCGAGTGCTTCGCTGCCGATGGGCGTTTCCTCTACCCCCGCGAACACGAACGCGCGCGTCTTACCAGGATGTGAAATCCGGGCCTTGATGGGTCCAGGCTCTGGAAGGGCGCGCCCATCCGTGAACAGCCAAGGCTCGTCAAACGCCTCACCAGAATCCCGTATCGGCGTCTTGAGAAGCCACTGGGGCACATCGCCAAGTTTCACCCAATAGAAGTTCCGTTCCACC contains:
- a CDS encoding imm11 family protein; translation: MERNFYWVKLGDVPQWLLKTPIRDSGEAFDEPWLFTDGRALPEPGPIKARISHPGKTRAFVFAGVEETPIGSEALANVFRTLAPDDVQLFPVTVDSESERHFVVNAIKVVDAIDEARCREVQHYGEDDSPPEYEGEYRWIYGLRIDPTKTEGAQVFRLKKFKTAFIVSEEVKNALERVGNLGVSFERVTEPREVH